A window of the Bacteroidota bacterium genome harbors these coding sequences:
- a CDS encoding L,D-transpeptidase, translated as MTHASLRLTLCLLGILTCAVPTLAQSSYGRTYDQDDLEALLYSRQSDLGDIPEVTYRYHVLSDPEGNSVWARHRFYKAIGDGDVRRGRDLLPLIEFINYVRVQELRTGDTLIVPSRVDLDMRAYAPFPRRYEGGAELDKLFVIDKEVQAWAAYEYGRLKRWGVVNTGAPGSRTPGGRYNFNWQVEERISSESPPGEEWLMRWVFNFHRTRGFHVHQYTMPTGAPASHGCVRLIAADAKWIYDWADGWTRDAAQNVTRQGTTVLVLGDGLEPEGRPQRFVRTPRGPHVNTVALPASPWDVPPGTEQQVLFDRLRAERAQRSVP; from the coding sequence ATGACACACGCCTCGCTTCGCCTCACCCTCTGCCTCCTGGGCATCCTAACCTGCGCCGTTCCGACCCTGGCGCAGAGCAGCTACGGGCGCACCTACGACCAGGACGACCTCGAAGCGCTCCTCTACAGCCGCCAGAGCGACCTCGGCGACATCCCCGAGGTGACGTACCGCTACCACGTGCTCAGCGACCCCGAGGGCAACTCGGTCTGGGCGCGGCACCGGTTCTACAAAGCTATCGGCGACGGCGACGTGCGGCGCGGGCGCGACCTCCTGCCGCTCATCGAGTTCATCAACTACGTCCGCGTCCAGGAACTCCGCACCGGCGACACGCTCATCGTCCCGAGCCGCGTGGACCTCGACATGCGCGCCTACGCGCCGTTCCCGCGCCGCTACGAGGGCGGGGCCGAGTTGGACAAGCTGTTCGTGATCGACAAGGAGGTGCAGGCGTGGGCGGCCTACGAGTACGGCCGCCTGAAGCGGTGGGGCGTGGTCAACACCGGCGCGCCCGGCTCGCGGACCCCCGGCGGGCGCTACAACTTCAACTGGCAGGTCGAGGAGCGCATCTCCTCCGAGAGCCCGCCCGGCGAGGAGTGGCTGATGCGCTGGGTGTTCAACTTCCACCGCACGCGCGGCTTCCACGTCCACCAGTACACCATGCCGACCGGCGCGCCCGCCTCGCACGGCTGCGTCCGGCTCATCGCCGCCGACGCGAAGTGGATCTACGACTGGGCTGACGGCTGGACCCGCGACGCGGCCCAAAACGTCACCCGCCAGGGCACGACTGTCCTCGTCCTCGGTGACGGGCTCGAGCCGGAGGGCCGCCCGCAGCGCTTTGTCCGCACGCCGCGCGGCCCGCACGTCAACACGGTCGCGCTTCCGGCGAGCCCGTGGGACGTCCCGCCCGGCACCGAGCAGCAAGTCCTCTTCGACCGTCTCCGCGCCGAGCGTGCGCAGCGCAGCGTCCCCTAG
- a CDS encoding TrkA C-terminal domain-containing protein — MRVPQATALLLHRDADRSVEQMRLSNPELEGLPLRDLRLPLDVLVLEVGRGGSSVVPSGHTVLYRGDEVTLVAKPDSLDGARLRLVGGRTV; from the coding sequence GTGCGCGTGCCCCAGGCCACGGCCCTGCTGCTGCACCGCGACGCGGACCGGTCGGTCGAGCAGATGCGCCTCTCGAACCCCGAACTCGAAGGCCTGCCGCTGCGCGACCTCCGCCTCCCGCTCGATGTGCTCGTGCTGGAGGTCGGGCGCGGTGGGAGCAGCGTCGTGCCGAGCGGTCACACCGTGCTCTACCGGGGCGACGAGGTGACGCTCGTGGCGAAGCCGGACTCGCTCGACGGGGCGCGGCTGCGCCTGGTGGGCGGCCGCACCGTGTGA
- a CDS encoding monovalent cation/H+ antiporter complex subunit F: protein MSTLPWPVAVGSVLVGLAFVLVFVRLVLGPRLPDRVVALDMIAYLAVGVIALWTLASGVTAYLDAALVLALIAFLATVAFARFIDAQEETPPPATPPTDRD, encoded by the coding sequence ATGTCTACGCTTCCCTGGCCTGTCGCTGTCGGCTCCGTGCTCGTCGGTCTGGCCTTTGTGCTCGTCTTTGTCCGGCTCGTGCTCGGGCCGCGCCTGCCCGACCGCGTCGTCGCGCTCGACATGATCGCCTACCTCGCGGTCGGCGTGATCGCGCTGTGGACGCTCGCCTCCGGTGTGACGGCCTACCTCGACGCGGCGCTCGTGCTCGCCCTCATCGCGTTCCTGGCGACGGTCGCCTTCGCCCGCTTCATCGACGCGCAGGAAGAAACGCCCCCGCCCGCCACCCCACCGACGGACCGTGACTGA
- the mnhG gene encoding monovalent cation/H(+) antiporter subunit G codes for MTDLVTTALVLAGAAFMLVAALGLVRMPDLLMRMHAATKAGTLGAALLMLAVTVAYEDAGVTVRALATVTFLFLTAPISAHVIGRAAYRSGTAHLWHNTGLDELADDRRRERPAPQVDDRS; via the coding sequence GTGACTGACCTCGTAACGACCGCCCTCGTGCTCGCCGGAGCCGCGTTCATGCTGGTCGCGGCCCTCGGCCTGGTGCGGATGCCTGACCTGCTTATGCGGATGCACGCGGCCACGAAGGCGGGCACGCTCGGCGCGGCGCTGCTCATGCTGGCCGTGACCGTGGCCTACGAGGACGCCGGCGTCACCGTTCGCGCGCTCGCCACCGTCACCTTCCTCTTCCTGACGGCTCCCATCTCGGCCCACGTCATCGGCCGGGCGGCCTACCGAAGCGGCACCGCGCACCTCTGGCACAACACGGGCCTCGACGAACTAGCCGACGACCGCCGCCGCGAGCGTCCGGCCCCACAGGTAGACGACCGCTCATAG
- a CDS encoding putative monovalent cation/H+ antiporter subunit A, giving the protein MLTILLLSFAVALAAPLAHRALGDRAGWVLALVPLGLLAYFASLAPAVLATGGLAETTPWVPTFGVDLAFYLDGLSLLFVFLITGLGTLVVVYAGGYLKGHRDLGRFYLALLLFMSAMLGLVLSNNLIALFVFWELTSFSSYLLIGFKHEVEESRKSALQALLVTGGGGLALLAGFLLLGSIGGGTFDMREILANAEAVRAHALYPAAFALVALGCFTKSAQFPFHFWLPNAMAAPTPVSAYLHSATMVKAGVYLLMRLDSTLGGTALWTVTLSVAGAATMLVGAVWALRQTDLKKVLAYSTVTALGTLTLLVGLSFEASIKAAVVFLLVHALYKGALFMVAGTVDHEAGTREVLSLGGLRRAMPLTFGAAGLAGLSMAGVPPLFGFIGKELAYKAKLGFDGADVLLPGAAVVANALTIAAAGIVVLRPFWGALQPTPKDAHEAPPSMWIGPLVLALVGLVFGLFPSLLPAALVDSAVTATLGFSTEITLALWYGLGTALYLSILTVALGVLAYWQWDRVRGALARLDGLARVGPERGYERLLDGTLALAGWQTRVLQNGSLRGYLVWLLTAVVLLPGVTLAARYPEVFASFGAAWDELLPHEWALALLIVLSAGATVFARSRMLAVAALGVVGFSVALLFLGLGAPDLAMTQLLVETLIVVIILLVLLHLPLLRAERGGTDVGRWASGLLAVGAGLLVTTLSLAITGLPFDASVSAFYAERSVPDGFGRNLVNVILVDFRALDTFGEVTVLAVAALGAHVLVLGGAVPGLPRLDVGGSLILRTATRFLITLLFLASLFMLWRGHNEPGGGFIGGLMAAGAFALYLMAFGEDAMRRLLRVDPRGLLGVGLAIALVSGLFALFSGEAFMTGQWVSLKLGAALEPLKLGTPLLFDIGVFLVVIGFTLTIILALERAQPRPASTASMRDS; this is encoded by the coding sequence ATGCTCACCATTCTCCTCCTCAGCTTCGCGGTCGCCCTCGCGGCCCCGCTCGCGCACCGCGCCCTCGGCGACCGGGCGGGGTGGGTGCTGGCGCTCGTGCCGCTCGGGCTGCTGGCCTACTTCGCGAGCCTCGCGCCGGCTGTGCTGGCGACCGGCGGCCTCGCCGAGACGACGCCCTGGGTGCCGACGTTCGGCGTGGACCTCGCGTTCTACCTCGACGGGCTGAGCCTGCTGTTCGTCTTCCTCATCACTGGGCTCGGGACGCTCGTCGTGGTCTACGCCGGTGGCTATCTGAAGGGCCACCGCGACCTGGGGCGGTTCTACCTCGCCCTGCTCCTGTTCATGAGCGCGATGCTCGGCCTCGTGCTGTCGAACAACCTGATCGCCCTCTTCGTCTTCTGGGAGCTGACCTCGTTCTCGTCGTACCTCCTGATCGGGTTCAAGCACGAGGTTGAGGAGTCGCGGAAGTCCGCGCTCCAGGCGCTCCTCGTGACCGGCGGCGGCGGCCTCGCGCTTCTGGCGGGCTTCCTCCTGCTCGGGTCGATAGGCGGGGGGACGTTCGACATGCGCGAGATCCTGGCGAACGCCGAGGCCGTCCGGGCGCACGCGCTGTACCCGGCGGCGTTCGCGCTCGTCGCGCTCGGCTGCTTCACCAAGAGCGCGCAGTTCCCGTTCCACTTCTGGCTGCCGAACGCGATGGCGGCCCCGACGCCGGTCAGCGCCTACCTCCACTCGGCGACGATGGTCAAGGCCGGCGTCTACCTCCTGATGCGGCTCGACAGCACGCTCGGCGGGACCGCGCTGTGGACGGTCACGCTCTCGGTCGCCGGCGCGGCGACGATGCTCGTCGGCGCGGTGTGGGCGCTGCGGCAGACCGACCTCAAGAAAGTCCTCGCCTACTCGACCGTGACCGCGCTCGGCACGCTGACGCTGCTCGTCGGGCTGTCGTTCGAGGCGAGTATCAAGGCGGCGGTCGTGTTCCTGCTCGTCCACGCGCTCTACAAGGGGGCCCTGTTTATGGTCGCCGGGACGGTCGACCACGAGGCCGGGACGCGCGAGGTGCTGTCGCTGGGCGGGCTGCGCCGGGCGATGCCGCTCACCTTCGGCGCGGCGGGGCTCGCGGGCCTGTCGATGGCGGGCGTGCCGCCGCTCTTCGGGTTCATCGGGAAAGAGCTGGCCTACAAAGCCAAGCTCGGCTTCGATGGGGCTGACGTCCTCCTGCCCGGCGCGGCGGTCGTGGCGAACGCGCTGACGATTGCGGCGGCGGGGATCGTCGTGCTCCGGCCGTTCTGGGGGGCGCTCCAGCCGACGCCGAAGGACGCGCATGAAGCCCCGCCCTCGATGTGGATCGGCCCGCTCGTGCTCGCGCTCGTCGGCCTCGTCTTTGGCCTCTTCCCGTCCCTCTTACCCGCCGCGCTCGTCGACAGCGCCGTGACGGCGACGCTGGGGTTCTCGACCGAGATCACGCTGGCGCTGTGGTACGGGCTGGGGACGGCGCTCTACCTCAGCATTCTTACCGTCGCCCTCGGCGTGCTCGCCTACTGGCAGTGGGACCGCGTGCGCGGCGCGCTCGCCCGCCTCGACGGGCTCGCGCGCGTTGGGCCCGAGCGCGGCTACGAACGCCTGCTCGACGGCACGCTCGCGCTCGCGGGGTGGCAGACGCGGGTGCTCCAGAACGGCAGCCTGCGCGGCTACCTCGTCTGGCTCCTCACGGCGGTCGTGCTCCTGCCCGGCGTGACGCTGGCCGCGCGCTACCCCGAGGTCTTCGCATCGTTCGGGGCGGCGTGGGACGAGCTGCTGCCGCACGAGTGGGCGCTCGCTCTCCTCATCGTGCTCAGTGCGGGGGCAACGGTGTTTGCGCGCTCGCGGATGCTGGCCGTCGCGGCGCTCGGCGTGGTCGGGTTCAGCGTGGCGCTCCTTTTCCTGGGCCTCGGCGCGCCGGACCTGGCGATGACGCAGCTCCTCGTCGAGACGCTGATCGTGGTCATCATTCTGCTTGTGCTGCTTCACCTGCCGCTCTTGCGGGCCGAGCGCGGCGGGACAGACGTGGGGCGCTGGGCGAGCGGACTGCTCGCCGTCGGTGCAGGCTTGCTCGTGACCACGCTCTCGCTCGCCATCACCGGACTGCCGTTCGACGCCTCGGTGTCGGCCTTCTACGCCGAGCGCAGCGTCCCCGACGGTTTCGGCCGCAACCTCGTCAACGTCATCCTGGTCGACTTCCGGGCGCTCGACACGTTCGGCGAGGTCACGGTCCTGGCCGTCGCGGCGCTGGGGGCGCACGTCCTCGTCCTCGGCGGCGCGGTGCCGGGCCTGCCGCGCCTCGACGTGGGCGGCTCGCTCATCCTGCGCACGGCGACGCGGTTTCTGATCACGCTCCTGTTCCTGGCGTCGCTCTTCATGCTCTGGCGCGGCCACAACGAGCCCGGCGGCGGCTTCATCGGCGGGCTGATGGCGGCGGGCGCGTTCGCGCTCTACCTGATGGCTTTCGGCGAGGACGCGATGCGGCGGCTGCTGCGCGTGGACCCGCGCGGGCTGCTCGGCGTCGGTCTGGCAATCGCCCTCGTGAGCGGGCTGTTCGCGCTCTTCTCGGGCGAGGCGTTTATGACCGGGCAGTGGGTCTCGCTCAAGCTCGGTGCGGCCCTGGAGCCGCTCAAGCTCGGGACGCCGCTCCTGTTCGACATCGGCGTCTTCCTCGTCGTGATCGGCTTCACGCTCACCATCATCCTGGCCCTGGAGCGCGCCCAGCCGCGCCCGGCCTCGACTGCTTCAATGCGTGATTCGTGA
- a CDS encoding NADH-quinone oxidoreductase subunit K, giving the protein MQTLLALLTGVLFAAGVYLILRRNMLRMIFGLVLLSNAVNLLVFSMGRVERLAPPLVAPGEVAPLVAVANPLPQALVLTAVVIGFGLISFALVLVYRSFVTLGTVETDALGPEDLGSEAAAPEPPPWVQAQIAEPTTALPEPVAR; this is encoded by the coding sequence ATGCAAACGCTCCTTGCCCTTCTGACCGGCGTCCTGTTCGCGGCCGGGGTCTACCTGATCCTGCGGCGCAACATGCTGCGGATGATCTTCGGCCTCGTGCTGCTCTCGAACGCGGTCAACCTGCTCGTCTTCAGCATGGGCCGCGTCGAGCGCCTCGCCCCGCCGCTCGTGGCGCCGGGCGAGGTCGCCCCGCTCGTGGCCGTGGCGAACCCGCTGCCGCAAGCGCTCGTGCTGACGGCGGTCGTGATCGGGTTCGGGCTGATCTCGTTCGCGCTGGTGCTCGTCTACCGCAGCTTCGTCACGCTCGGCACCGTCGAGACCGACGCGCTCGGGCCGGAAGACCTCGGCAGCGAAGCCGCCGCGCCGGAGCCGCCCCCTTGGGTTCAGGCGCAGATCGCCGAACCAACCACTGCCCTCCCCGAACCCGTAGCCCGATGA
- a CDS encoding Na+/H+ antiporter subunit D, which translates to MSWLLVLPVLIPLATATLALLARRSLAAQRVVSVTGAVALLVAAGVLMAGIVEDGVQALQVGAWAAPFGITLVADLLGAVMVLITAIVGLAAIVYSLASVDPERERFHYHVLYHVLLMGVCGTFLTGDLFNLYVWFEVLLISSFVLLVLGNERAQVRGAVVYVFVNLVGSLCFLAAIGMLYGIAGTLNFADLALRLAETDAPGLVTAVSMLFLIAFGIKAAVFPLFFWLPASYHTPPIAVAAIFAGLLTKVGVYALIRTFTLLFTQDIGWTHTILLWVAGLTMVTGVLGAASQSDVRKILSFHIVSQIGYMVMGLALFTPLALVGAVFYIVHHIIVKANLFLVAGLAERLVGSFELDNLGGLYRAHPWLAVLFIVPAFSLAGFPPLSGFWAKLILIKAGLDAQAWGIVAVALVVGVLTLFSMTKIWNGAFWKPLADGLAPRSARGVVLMASPVAALAVLTLVIGLWAEPFFAFATDAAAALLDPAAYIDAVLGESAGLPSHLSP; encoded by the coding sequence ATGAGCTGGCTTCTCGTCTTGCCGGTCCTGATCCCGCTCGCCACGGCGACGCTTGCGCTCCTGGCGCGGCGGTCGCTGGCGGCGCAGCGCGTGGTGAGCGTCACCGGTGCCGTCGCCCTGCTCGTCGCGGCCGGCGTGCTGATGGCCGGGATCGTCGAGGACGGCGTGCAGGCGCTCCAGGTCGGGGCGTGGGCCGCGCCGTTCGGGATCACGCTTGTGGCCGATCTCCTCGGCGCGGTGATGGTGCTCATCACGGCGATCGTCGGCCTCGCCGCGATTGTCTACTCGCTGGCCTCGGTCGATCCCGAGCGCGAGCGCTTCCACTACCATGTGCTCTACCACGTCCTGCTGATGGGCGTCTGCGGGACGTTTCTGACGGGCGACCTGTTCAACCTCTACGTCTGGTTCGAGGTGCTGTTGATCTCGTCGTTCGTCCTCCTCGTGCTGGGCAACGAACGGGCGCAGGTGCGGGGCGCGGTCGTCTACGTCTTTGTCAACCTCGTCGGGTCGCTGTGCTTCCTCGCGGCGATTGGGATGCTCTACGGCATCGCGGGGACCCTCAACTTCGCCGACCTCGCGCTCCGCCTCGCCGAGACCGACGCGCCCGGCCTCGTGACAGCGGTCTCGATGCTCTTCCTGATCGCCTTCGGGATCAAGGCGGCCGTCTTCCCGCTCTTCTTCTGGCTCCCGGCGTCGTACCACACCCCGCCGATCGCGGTCGCCGCCATCTTCGCCGGGCTGCTGACCAAAGTTGGGGTCTACGCGCTGATTCGCACGTTCACGCTCCTCTTCACCCAGGACATCGGGTGGACCCACACGATCCTGCTCTGGGTGGCGGGGCTGACGATGGTGACGGGCGTGCTCGGCGCGGCGTCGCAGTCGGACGTGCGCAAGATTCTGAGCTTCCACATCGTGAGCCAGATCGGGTACATGGTGATGGGGCTCGCGCTCTTCACCCCGCTCGCGCTCGTCGGGGCGGTGTTCTACATCGTCCACCACATCATCGTCAAGGCGAACCTATTCCTCGTCGCGGGCCTCGCCGAGCGGCTCGTCGGGTCGTTCGAGCTAGACAATCTCGGTGGGCTCTACCGGGCGCACCCGTGGCTGGCGGTACTGTTCATCGTCCCGGCGTTCTCGCTGGCGGGTTTCCCGCCGCTCTCGGGGTTCTGGGCGAAGCTGATCCTGATCAAGGCCGGCCTCGACGCGCAGGCGTGGGGGATCGTGGCGGTCGCGCTCGTGGTCGGCGTTTTAACGCTCTTTTCGATGACCAAAATCTGGAATGGGGCGTTCTGGAAGCCACTGGCTGACGGACTCGCACCTCGGTCGGCGCGCGGCGTCGTGCTGATGGCGAGTCCGGTGGCGGCGCTGGCGGTGCTCACGCTCGTGATCGGCCTCTGGGCCGAGCCCTTCTTCGCCTTCGCCACCGACGCTGCTGCGGCCCTGCTCGACCCGGCGGCCTACATCGATGCTGTGCTGGGCGAGTCGGCCGGCCTCCCTTCTCACCTCTCACCATGA
- a CDS encoding Na+/H+ antiporter subunit E: MKLFLLNILLALLWAAVSGSFEPVTLAAGFALGYLVLLLARPAFGASGYYAGLWRGLAFAAFYVWELLLSSVRVAFDVLTPRLRAQPGIVAVPLDAQTDLEMTTLANLISLTPGTLSLDVSPDRRTLYVHAMYLGDGPDALRANLKEQIERRVLALFRPSDVSSPDTTSLSPLRPDKEHGPDRETAAEHNVG; encoded by the coding sequence ATGAAGCTCTTCCTGCTCAACATCCTGCTGGCGCTGCTGTGGGCGGCGGTGAGCGGCTCGTTCGAGCCGGTGACGCTCGCGGCGGGCTTCGCGCTCGGCTACCTCGTGCTGCTGCTCGCGCGCCCCGCCTTCGGGGCGTCGGGGTACTACGCCGGGCTGTGGCGGGGCCTCGCCTTCGCCGCGTTCTACGTGTGGGAGCTGTTGCTGTCGAGCGTGCGCGTGGCCTTCGACGTACTCACGCCGCGCCTCCGCGCGCAGCCGGGGATCGTCGCCGTCCCGCTCGACGCCCAGACTGACCTCGAGATGACGACGCTCGCCAACCTCATCTCGCTCACGCCCGGCACGCTCTCGCTCGACGTCTCGCCCGACCGCCGGACGCTCTACGTCCACGCGATGTACCTCGGCGACGGCCCCGACGCGCTCCGGGCTAACCTCAAGGAGCAGATCGAGCGCCGCGTGCTCGCGCTCTTTCGCCCCTCCGACGTGTCCTCTCCTGACACGACTTCGCTATCTCCGCTTCGGCCCGATAAGGAGCATGGTCCCGACCGGGAAACGGCTGCGGAGCACAACGTGGGCTAG
- a CDS encoding phosphoribosyl-AMP cyclohydrolase produces the protein MNHDPITMAEVEAAQQAWGEGIVSIGQVYTNGGDFRARAMDHILTHYAYGANQTILFKPTLAAEDQFRGDFAGALSYFVGTDGTEDGGFAIAPYTNVRWENEGTVISENGDMAMAMGNYFFTGTDGGETKVEYTFGYAKDRNGDLEIVLHHSSLPFSAN, from the coding sequence ATGAACCACGACCCGATCACGATGGCCGAAGTCGAAGCCGCCCAGCAGGCCTGGGGTGAAGGCATCGTCTCCATCGGTCAGGTCTACACCAACGGCGGCGACTTCCGCGCCCGTGCCATGGACCACATCCTGACGCACTACGCCTACGGAGCCAACCAGACCATCCTCTTCAAGCCGACCCTCGCCGCCGAGGACCAGTTCCGTGGGGACTTCGCCGGGGCGCTGAGTTATTTCGTCGGGACCGATGGGACCGAGGACGGCGGCTTCGCCATCGCGCCGTACACCAACGTCCGCTGGGAGAACGAAGGCACCGTCATCTCCGAAAACGGTGACATGGCTATGGCCATGGGGAACTACTTCTTCACCGGCACCGACGGCGGCGAGACGAAGGTCGAGTACACCTTCGGCTACGCTAAAGACCGGAACGGCGACCTGGAGATCGTGCTCCACCACAGCTCGCTCCCGTTCAGCGCGAACTAA
- a CDS encoding cation:proton antiporter → MPLAVTLPFLREVAILLVASVGIAYLCYRLRLVPIVGFLLAGVLVGPGALGLVDDGDFVRQAAEVGVILLLFTIGVEFSLEKLARIGRAIFLGGGVQTLGTTALVAGLLAALGVEVGPAVFTGFLVALSSTAIVLKLLAERAETDTPPGRLTLAVLIFQDLAVVVMVLLVPTLAGAGGSALDTAWALGKAALVVAFVLVGARRAIPWMLDRLAKTRRTELLLLAVVAVCFGTAWLTSLAGVSLALGAFLAGLVVSESHYAEAAVADVLPLQTVFNAVFFVSIGMLLDVGFVAANLGLVLAAVVGVFAIKALLVALAVLVLKWPARTATAVALARAPIGEFSFVLVLEGNRFGLTPGGLGADGEQLFVATAVVLMLLTPFLLAAGPRLGERLGRRWPGSAPETVEAEVEMEDHTIVVGYGPAGQRLGRVLHNTGIPFVVVDLNPENVEAAQEAGFEAFYGDIGRHHLLETVGVERAKVCVVAINDRTATERAIRLARYHNPTLQIIVRSRFIADVEPLHEAGADVVVPEELETTVRLFSQVLGSYFVPPDEVARQVSLVRAGDYEVLRGSIQEAHLMVLQGLDEEGLHTRAVAVRAGAPAAGATLADLALRRRHGLTVLAVRRGRETIGSPAGDFHVEAGDRLVLVGAAAQFAACADLFRTPEPVE, encoded by the coding sequence ATGCCGCTCGCCGTCACGCTCCCGTTTCTCCGCGAAGTCGCCATCCTGCTCGTAGCGAGCGTCGGGATCGCCTACCTCTGCTACCGCCTCCGGCTCGTCCCGATCGTCGGGTTTCTGCTGGCCGGGGTGCTCGTCGGGCCAGGGGCGCTCGGGCTGGTGGATGACGGCGACTTCGTCCGGCAGGCGGCCGAGGTCGGCGTGATCCTGCTGCTGTTCACGATCGGCGTTGAGTTCTCGCTGGAGAAGCTGGCGCGGATCGGGCGGGCGATCTTCCTCGGCGGCGGCGTGCAAACGCTCGGGACGACGGCGCTCGTGGCGGGCCTGCTCGCCGCGCTCGGGGTCGAGGTCGGGCCGGCGGTCTTCACGGGCTTCCTCGTCGCACTGTCCTCGACGGCAATTGTGCTGAAGCTCCTCGCCGAGCGCGCCGAGACAGACACCCCGCCGGGACGGCTCACGCTCGCGGTCCTCATCTTCCAGGACCTCGCGGTCGTCGTGATGGTCCTCCTCGTGCCGACCCTCGCCGGGGCCGGCGGCTCGGCGCTCGACACGGCGTGGGCGCTCGGCAAGGCGGCGCTCGTCGTGGCGTTCGTGCTCGTCGGGGCGCGGCGCGCGATTCCGTGGATGCTCGACCGGCTGGCGAAGACGCGGCGGACCGAGCTGCTGCTGCTGGCCGTCGTCGCGGTGTGCTTCGGGACGGCGTGGCTGACGAGCCTCGCCGGGGTGAGCCTCGCGCTCGGCGCGTTCCTCGCGGGCCTCGTGGTCTCGGAGAGCCACTACGCCGAGGCGGCCGTCGCGGACGTGCTCCCGCTCCAGACCGTCTTCAACGCCGTCTTCTTCGTCTCGATCGGGATGCTGCTCGACGTCGGGTTCGTCGCGGCGAACCTGGGCCTCGTGCTCGCGGCAGTCGTCGGCGTGTTCGCGATTAAGGCGCTGCTCGTCGCGCTCGCCGTCCTCGTGCTGAAGTGGCCCGCGCGGACGGCGACAGCGGTCGCGCTCGCGCGCGCGCCGATCGGCGAGTTCTCGTTCGTCCTGGTGCTCGAAGGCAACCGGTTCGGGCTGACCCCGGGCGGGCTCGGGGCTGACGGGGAGCAGCTGTTCGTGGCGACGGCGGTCGTGCTGATGCTGCTGACGCCGTTTCTGCTCGCCGCCGGGCCGCGCCTCGGCGAGCGCCTCGGGCGCCGCTGGCCGGGGTCCGCGCCGGAGACCGTCGAGGCCGAGGTCGAGATGGAGGACCACACGATCGTCGTCGGCTACGGCCCGGCCGGGCAGCGGCTCGGGCGCGTCCTCCACAACACCGGCATCCCGTTCGTGGTGGTGGACCTCAACCCGGAGAACGTCGAGGCCGCGCAAGAGGCCGGGTTCGAGGCCTTCTACGGCGACATCGGGCGGCACCACCTCCTGGAGACCGTCGGCGTCGAGCGCGCGAAGGTGTGCGTCGTCGCCATCAACGACCGGACGGCGACCGAGCGTGCCATTCGCCTCGCCCGCTACCACAACCCGACACTCCAGATCATCGTCCGCTCGCGCTTCATCGCGGACGTAGAGCCGCTCCACGAGGCCGGGGCCGACGTCGTCGTGCCCGAGGAGCTGGAGACGACGGTGCGGCTCTTCAGCCAGGTGCTCGGGTCGTACTTCGTGCCGCCGGACGAGGTCGCCCGCCAGGTGAGCCTGGTCCGGGCGGGCGACTACGAGGTGCTGCGCGGGAGCATCCAGGAGGCGCACCTGATGGTGCTCCAGGGCCTCGACGAAGAGGGCCTCCACACCCGCGCCGTCGCCGTGCGCGCCGGGGCACCCGCCGCCGGCGCGACGCTCGCCGACCTCGCCCTCCGGCGCCGGCACGGCCTGACGGTCCTCGCCGTCCGGCGTGGCCGCGAGACCATCGGCAGCCCGGCGGGCGACTTCCACGTCGAGGCCGGGGACCGCCTCGTGCTCGTCGGGGCCGCGGCCCAGTTCGCCGCCTGCGCCGACCTCTTCCGTACCCCGGAGCCGGTAGAGTAG
- a CDS encoding DinB family protein — protein sequence MPDLAAFLDPLDARRAEFLAGLDSIPPEQLGQAPTSKAWSPLGIGEHLLIVERGLGHVAGRQIEKGEGRKRFGEPSAKSVDGLVRAMRTPSKFKVPDGVGIEPTGEVSLGELRQAWGEAGAQWHRVAETLPPDLADEGLVMHAVAGPMTIAQTLRFLEAHIEHHQHQLVRTVRALSARAA from the coding sequence ATGCCTGACCTCGCTGCCTTTCTCGATCCCCTCGACGCCCGCCGGGCCGAGTTTCTCGCCGGCCTCGACTCGATCCCGCCGGAGCAGCTCGGCCAGGCACCCACCTCGAAGGCGTGGTCGCCACTCGGCATCGGCGAGCACCTGCTGATCGTCGAGCGCGGCCTGGGGCACGTCGCGGGGCGGCAGATCGAGAAGGGCGAGGGCCGGAAGCGGTTCGGCGAGCCGTCGGCGAAGTCGGTGGACGGCCTCGTCCGGGCGATGCGCACCCCGTCGAAGTTCAAGGTCCCCGACGGCGTCGGGATCGAGCCGACCGGCGAGGTGAGCCTGGGTGAACTCCGGCAAGCGTGGGGCGAAGCGGGCGCGCAGTGGCACCGCGTGGCCGAGACGCTGCCGCCTGACCTGGCGGACGAGGGGCTCGTGATGCATGCGGTCGCCGGGCCGATGACGATCGCCCAGACGCTCCGCTTCCTCGAAGCCCACATCGAGCACCACCAGCACCAACTCGTGCGGACCGTCCGCGCCCTCAGCGCGCGAGCCGCGTAG